In Mercenaria mercenaria strain notata chromosome 15, MADL_Memer_1, whole genome shotgun sequence, a single genomic region encodes these proteins:
- the LOC123555608 gene encoding probable methyltransferase-like protein 24 isoform X2: protein METKRTKIEFASNEGRTESSAVSETPKEVREVDGLPESEQIPGDEDLAKLDETTLLQVYWKYINMLQILCKDVIRVGNLKEGGKEICVDPGYKPEAPCLVYSFGINHLFDFDRDVVERFGCDVHCFDPSMKNETKRLSEHIWFYRWGLGGKNEINSKQWNMKTLDTIRRELGHTNRTIDLLKIDIEGDEWNAIPQMISSGALDDVRQISMETHFSAEHANQGDYWGNLPPHKQLSSLRQLYDFGYRTFMRERNMWSHAMWHGIKGFITNVNEISMIKPKR, encoded by the exons ATGGAGACAAAACGA ACTAAAATTGAATTTGCCAGCAATGAAGGTCGGACGGAATCGAGTGCTGTCAGTGAAACACCAAAAGAAGTGCGAGAGGTTGATGGTCTTCCAGAGTCCGAACAGATACCTGGAGATGAGGACTTGGCCAAGCTAGATGAAACAACTCTGCTGCAAGTTTACTGGAA ATATATCAACATGCTGCAGATCTTGTGTAAAGACGTTATACGTGTTGGGAATCTCAAAGAAGGCGGCAAGGAAATTTGTGTAGACCCGGGCTATAAACCGGAAGCGCCCTGTCTCGTGTACTCATTCGG GATCAACCACTTGTTTGATTTTGACAGAGATGTTGTTGAGAGATTTGGCTGTGATGTACATTGCTTCGATCCAAG taTGAAAAATGAAACCAAACGCCTGTCTGAACATATATGGTTCTACAGATGGGGCCTTGGTGGTAAAAATGAGATAAACTCCAAGCAATGGAATATGAAAACATTAGATACAATTCGCAGAGAGCTTGGTCACACTAAT cgaACTATAGACTTACTAAAAATAGACATAGAAGGGGATGAGTGGAACGCCATTCCTCAAATGATATCATCCGGTGCACTTGATGACGTCAGACAGATATCCATGGAGACGCATTTTTCAGCAGAACACGCGAATCAAGGAGACTATTGGGGAAATTTGCCGCCACATAAACAGTTATCTTCCTTAAGACAATTATATGACTTCGGATATAGAACTTTTATGCGTGAACGGAATATGTGGTCCCATGCAATGTGGCATGGTATAAAGGGTTTTATAACCAATGttaatgaaatttcaatgatTAAACCGAAACGATGA
- the LOC123555608 gene encoding probable methyltransferase-like protein 24 isoform X1 — MNDKSMNRLRYMIVSIVCLISGVLILFTSFHKNKDFGTDFRTKIEFASNEGRTESSAVSETPKEVREVDGLPESEQIPGDEDLAKLDETTLLQVYWKYINMLQILCKDVIRVGNLKEGGKEICVDPGYKPEAPCLVYSFGINHLFDFDRDVVERFGCDVHCFDPSMKNETKRLSEHIWFYRWGLGGKNEINSKQWNMKTLDTIRRELGHTNRTIDLLKIDIEGDEWNAIPQMISSGALDDVRQISMETHFSAEHANQGDYWGNLPPHKQLSSLRQLYDFGYRTFMRERNMWSHAMWHGIKGFITNVNEISMIKPKR; from the exons ATGAATGATAAAAGCATGAACCGTTTAAGGTATATGATCGTCTCAATTGTGTGTTTAATCTCCGgagttttaattttattcacgtcttttcacaaaaacaagGACTTTGGCACAGATTTTCGG ACTAAAATTGAATTTGCCAGCAATGAAGGTCGGACGGAATCGAGTGCTGTCAGTGAAACACCAAAAGAAGTGCGAGAGGTTGATGGTCTTCCAGAGTCCGAACAGATACCTGGAGATGAGGACTTGGCCAAGCTAGATGAAACAACTCTGCTGCAAGTTTACTGGAA ATATATCAACATGCTGCAGATCTTGTGTAAAGACGTTATACGTGTTGGGAATCTCAAAGAAGGCGGCAAGGAAATTTGTGTAGACCCGGGCTATAAACCGGAAGCGCCCTGTCTCGTGTACTCATTCGG GATCAACCACTTGTTTGATTTTGACAGAGATGTTGTTGAGAGATTTGGCTGTGATGTACATTGCTTCGATCCAAG taTGAAAAATGAAACCAAACGCCTGTCTGAACATATATGGTTCTACAGATGGGGCCTTGGTGGTAAAAATGAGATAAACTCCAAGCAATGGAATATGAAAACATTAGATACAATTCGCAGAGAGCTTGGTCACACTAAT cgaACTATAGACTTACTAAAAATAGACATAGAAGGGGATGAGTGGAACGCCATTCCTCAAATGATATCATCCGGTGCACTTGATGACGTCAGACAGATATCCATGGAGACGCATTTTTCAGCAGAACACGCGAATCAAGGAGACTATTGGGGAAATTTGCCGCCACATAAACAGTTATCTTCCTTAAGACAATTATATGACTTCGGATATAGAACTTTTATGCGTGAACGGAATATGTGGTCCCATGCAATGTGGCATGGTATAAAGGGTTTTATAACCAATGttaatgaaatttcaatgatTAAACCGAAACGATGA